A single window of bacterium DNA harbors:
- a CDS encoding MraY family glycosyltransferase → MLSAILSFVIALALSWHITPLIRTGAIKLNIVDRPDGKLKNQETAIPYLGGVAVFISFLFSLALTFSDFDPQVMGLLLGGSIVVMLGIIDDVGNLPPEVKLMGEVIAALAMIKCGIMIRLSFIPEWISIPLTFFWLVGMTNALNLIDIMDGLSAGVSFVSCFFLFVIAQWNHNQAIAVATLALAGSLLGFLRYNFFPAKIYLGDAGSLLLGLLLGAMAMIGRYTERSSLGLVAPLMILGVPLFEMIFVSYIRYRRGMSILRGSNDHFALRLRKWALSKQATVLLAYGISVVLGVCSLILISVTTAWAGLIVFLVIAFFLLAGYLLKKIDMTM, encoded by the coding sequence ATGCTCTCCGCCATTCTTTCCTTTGTCATTGCCCTGGCTCTATCATGGCATATCACGCCGCTCATCCGGACGGGGGCGATCAAGCTCAATATTGTTGACCGGCCCGATGGAAAGCTGAAGAATCAGGAGACCGCGATTCCCTACCTTGGGGGTGTAGCGGTGTTTATCTCCTTTCTCTTTTCTCTGGCCCTCACCTTTTCGGACTTCGATCCCCAGGTCATGGGGCTGCTCCTTGGGGGGAGCATTGTGGTCATGCTGGGCATTATTGACGATGTGGGGAACCTGCCGCCTGAGGTGAAACTCATGGGGGAGGTGATTGCAGCCCTGGCCATGATCAAATGCGGGATCATGATCCGGCTGTCCTTTATCCCTGAGTGGATCAGCATTCCTTTGACCTTCTTCTGGCTGGTCGGCATGACCAATGCCCTGAACCTGATCGATATCATGGATGGGCTCTCGGCAGGAGTATCGTTTGTTTCCTGTTTCTTTCTCTTTGTCATTGCCCAGTGGAATCATAACCAGGCCATTGCCGTAGCCACTCTGGCTCTGGCCGGAAGCCTGCTGGGATTTTTGCGGTATAATTTTTTCCCAGCCAAAATCTATCTGGGGGATGCCGGAAGTCTCCTGCTGGGCCTTTTGCTGGGGGCCATGGCCATGATCGGCAGATATACCGAAAGGTCCAGCCTGGGATTGGTTGCACCCCTCATGATTCTGGGAGTTCCGCTGTTTGAGATGATCTTTGTCAGTTATATCCGCTACCGCCGCGGCATGTCGATCCTGAGAGGGAGCAACGATCATTTTGCCCTCCGGCTGCGCAAGTGGGCTTTATCCAAGCAGGCCACCGTTCTTCTGGCCTATGGGATTTCGGTGGTTCTGGGAGTGTGCAGCCTGATCCTGATCAGCGTAACGACGGCCTGGGCCGGACTGATTGTCTTTCTCGTCATCGCCTTCTTCCTTCTGGCTGGATATCTCTTGAAAAAGATTGATATGACCATGTGA
- a CDS encoding FAD-dependent oxidoreductase — protein sequence MPYETEVVILGAGLTGLSAAYHLKQEYELFEKEQEAGGLCRSVCRDGFTFDFTGHLLHFHDNRIRNLIEAIGHIFWVSHQRKASIHTHKTYLPYPFQAHLSGLPQKVICECLLELLRTHQQSPTSQPPENFKDWVVRNFGQGIARHFLLPYNQKMWRIDPAEMTFDWALSMIPVPNLEEVVKGCFNQNEQEYGYNQTFYYPAEGGIEVLGKSFLPSINRVRTGMEAVRIETRKKAVWFQDGESIGYQQLISSIPLPELVRIISDAPAQIKSLAENLRSTSVFCLNLGVAREKVSDQHWIYFPESEYPFYRVGFPTNFSSGVAPSGSSSLYVEISHLPGEQIDPDRMLKLTLSKLIDCGLLRESDLVISHSFLDIPCAYVTFDSHRQKSLPVIRQYLQTQDIHSVGRYGGWEYSSMGQALVAGMETARTVNALVAA from the coding sequence ATGCCGTATGAAACTGAAGTTGTGATTCTTGGAGCAGGTCTGACCGGATTGAGCGCTGCCTATCATCTGAAGCAGGAATATGAGCTGTTTGAAAAAGAGCAGGAGGCAGGAGGGCTTTGCCGCTCTGTCTGCCGCGATGGTTTTACCTTTGACTTCACCGGCCATCTGCTTCACTTTCACGATAACCGGATCAGGAATCTGATTGAAGCTATCGGCCACATTTTCTGGGTTTCCCATCAGCGGAAAGCCAGTATTCACACTCATAAGACCTATCTGCCGTATCCGTTTCAGGCCCATCTCAGCGGCCTGCCGCAGAAAGTCATCTGCGAATGCCTGCTGGAGCTTTTACGCACTCATCAGCAATCTCCGACTTCCCAGCCGCCGGAAAACTTCAAAGACTGGGTAGTCCGGAATTTCGGACAGGGCATAGCCAGACATTTTCTCTTGCCGTACAATCAGAAGATGTGGCGGATCGATCCAGCGGAGATGACCTTTGATTGGGCCTTGTCCATGATTCCCGTCCCCAATCTGGAGGAGGTCGTGAAGGGCTGTTTTAACCAGAACGAGCAGGAATATGGTTATAATCAGACCTTTTACTATCCTGCCGAGGGGGGGATAGAGGTTCTCGGCAAGAGTTTTTTGCCCTCGATTAACAGGGTCCGGACCGGCATGGAAGCAGTCAGGATCGAAACCCGGAAAAAGGCGGTCTGGTTTCAGGATGGGGAATCAATCGGCTACCAGCAGCTTATCTCTTCCATCCCTCTGCCGGAGCTTGTCAGGATAATCAGCGATGCCCCGGCGCAGATAAAATCCCTGGCTGAAAACCTGCGCTCCACCTCGGTATTTTGTCTCAATCTCGGTGTAGCCCGCGAGAAAGTCTCGGATCAGCACTGGATTTATTTCCCGGAATCAGAATATCCCTTCTACCGGGTGGGTTTCCCCACCAATTTTTCTTCCGGAGTAGCGCCTTCAGGGTCCAGCTCACTCTATGTGGAAATTTCCCACCTGCCCGGCGAGCAGATCGATCCTGACAGGATGCTGAAACTGACGCTGTCCAAACTCATCGACTGCGGCCTGCTGCGGGAAAGCGATCTGGTCATTTCACATTCTTTTCTCGATATTCCCTGTGCTTATGTAACTTTCGATTCACACCGCCAGAAATCCCTGCCCGTTATCCGGCAGTATCTGCAGACTCAGGACATCCACTCGGTTGGCCGCTACGGCGGATGGGAATATTCCTCGATGGGACAGGCACTTGTAGCCGGGATGGAAACGGCCAGGACAGTGAATGCCCTGGTAGCCGCATAA
- a CDS encoding site-specific DNA-methyltransferase, with the protein MKAEVYPGDCLEVLKNILDESIDLVYLDPPFFTQKIQKLGTRDRTKEFQFSDTWESLDAYEEFIHKCLQRLHRLLRPSGSIFFHCDRNASYIARFLLDKIFGPQMFRAEIIWYYRRWSNSQKNLLPCHQNILFYSKTENYKFNEILQDYSSATNVDQILQRRRRDSFGKAVYARDAQGKTIPNGFKKGVPLGDVWDIPFLNPKAAERTGYPTQKPILLLERIIELVTDRGDVVLDPFCGSGTTLVAAQLLERNSIGIDISTDAIQITRDRLNNPIKTNSYLLQAGRDAYENVSEYALAHLYGLDITPVHRNKGIDALLKIEYRGGPVPVRVQRRNESLVEAACSLYEASKTKHASAMILIATQEDFKLYFEFSIPPEVIVIDSTAKTIKKLIRQLKKDVALDHLTALSG; encoded by the coding sequence ATGAAAGCCGAAGTATATCCAGGTGATTGTTTAGAGGTTTTGAAAAATATTTTGGATGAAAGTATAGACCTTGTCTATTTAGACCCACCATTTTTTACCCAAAAAATACAAAAACTGGGCACGAGAGATAGAACAAAGGAGTTCCAATTTTCTGATACCTGGGAATCTCTTGATGCCTACGAAGAGTTTATCCATAAATGCCTGCAACGATTGCACCGGCTACTTCGTCCTTCCGGTTCAATTTTTTTCCATTGCGACCGGAATGCCTCATATATTGCGCGATTCTTATTAGATAAAATTTTTGGCCCCCAGATGTTTCGGGCAGAGATTATCTGGTATTACCGCAGATGGTCGAATTCTCAAAAAAATTTATTGCCCTGCCATCAGAATATTTTATTTTATTCAAAAACAGAGAATTATAAATTCAACGAGATACTCCAGGATTACTCCTCCGCCACTAATGTTGACCAGATTCTTCAACGGAGGCGGCGGGATAGCTTTGGAAAAGCGGTTTATGCCAGGGATGCACAGGGGAAAACCATACCGAATGGTTTTAAGAAAGGTGTTCCTCTGGGTGATGTATGGGATATCCCATTTTTAAATCCAAAAGCAGCGGAAAGAACCGGATACCCAACCCAAAAACCCATCCTTCTGCTCGAAAGAATCATCGAACTGGTAACAGACCGTGGGGATGTGGTACTCGATCCTTTCTGCGGCAGCGGAACCACCCTCGTGGCAGCTCAATTGCTTGAACGCAATTCAATAGGGATAGATATCTCCACCGATGCGATTCAAATTACCAGGGATCGCCTGAACAATCCAATAAAAACGAATTCTTATCTTCTTCAGGCTGGCAGGGATGCATACGAGAATGTGAGCGAGTATGCCCTTGCTCACCTTTACGGACTGGATATTACTCCTGTCCACAGGAATAAGGGGATAGATGCCCTCCTCAAGATTGAATATAGAGGGGGACCGGTTCCGGTCAGAGTACAACGGCGGAATGAATCACTGGTAGAAGCTGCCTGCTCACTGTATGAAGCTTCAAAGACCAAACATGCTTCTGCGATGATCCTCATTGCCACGCAGGAGGATTTTAAACTCTACTTTGAGTTCTCGATTCCTCCTGAAGTAATTGTTATTGATTCAACAGCCAAGACAATCAAAAAGCTCATCAGGCAACTCAAAAAAGATGTTGCACTGGACCATCTCACAGCCCTCTCAGGATGA
- a CDS encoding type II toxin-antitoxin system prevent-host-death family antitoxin, translating to MSNDNDVYDVAAAGAKLSALISEVEHQQKKVFITRQGKNIAVIIPFEEFINQQSREQAKNGFCLAQGDLADMNTEDFDRFLDDIYQAREEAFERKVDIDM from the coding sequence ATGAGTAATGATAACGATGTCTATGATGTAGCAGCAGCAGGGGCAAAATTATCTGCTCTTATCAGCGAGGTTGAGCATCAGCAGAAGAAAGTGTTTATTACCCGGCAGGGGAAAAATATTGCCGTCATTATACCGTTTGAGGAATTCATCAATCAGCAAAGCAGGGAGCAGGCAAAAAATGGCTTTTGCCTGGCTCAGGGTGATTTGGCGGATATGAATACGGAAGATTTTGACAGGTTTCTCGACGATATCTATCAGGCACGGGAAGAAGCCTTCGAGAGGAAGGTTGATATTGATATGTAG
- a CDS encoding ApaLI family restriction endonuclease — protein sequence MSIKDDIGELAKRYAEELKARIDQRIQDMDNDDVSHLLIYRVLGVTDEEGRLIDLYQNKGRFLYKYAGSFLEEAARLCFKYKYPDSGSIKIPNTEGQRPKTFQIDCVIGHDAIEIKWRDATTDGDHITKEHTRLKAVAQAGYIPVRVMFCYPNRKQAMRIQQTLRTLYHGLGGHYYFGDAAWEYVLNRTNVDFKHILEQLAEEKLEIK from the coding sequence ATGAGTATTAAAGATGATATCGGAGAGTTGGCGAAGCGGTATGCTGAGGAGTTAAAAGCCCGAATTGATCAGCGTATTCAGGATATGGACAATGATGATGTATCTCATTTGCTTATATATAGAGTTCTGGGGGTTACGGATGAGGAAGGAAGGCTTATTGATCTATATCAGAACAAAGGTCGTTTCCTGTATAAGTATGCAGGTTCATTCCTTGAAGAAGCAGCAAGGTTGTGCTTTAAATACAAGTACCCTGATTCAGGATCGATAAAAATTCCCAATACAGAGGGGCAGCGTCCAAAGACTTTTCAGATAGATTGTGTTATTGGCCATGACGCTATAGAAATCAAGTGGCGTGATGCAACCACAGATGGAGATCACATTACCAAAGAACATACTCGCCTAAAGGCTGTAGCTCAAGCAGGATATATTCCTGTAAGGGTCATGTTTTGCTATCCCAATAGAAAACAGGCGATGAGGATCCAACAAACCCTAAGAACACTCTATCATGGGCTGGGTGGTCACTACTATTTTGGTGATGCTGCATGGGAGTATGTTCTCAATCGAACAAACGTGGATTTTAAGCATATATTAGAACAACTCGCAGAAGAGAAGTTAGAGATAAAATGA